A stretch of the Campylobacter sp. 19-13652 genome encodes the following:
- a CDS encoding SDR family oxidoreductase, producing the protein MQKLKDKVVVITGASSGIGEATAHALASQGAKLVLAARRDERLKEIASAIKANGGEACYLATDVANEQANKALASFALSQYGRVDAVFLNAGVMPNSPLAALEVKNWDLIVDINIKGVLYGIAAFLPIFTQQKSGHFIANSSVAGLKTYPGAGVYCASKWAVKALMDSLRMESAASGANIKTTTIYPAAVHSELISHITDEATKDGYAALYKAHQIPADRVASVVAYALSLPDDTSVCDMAVTPVNQSW; encoded by the coding sequence CGCGCATGCACTAGCCAGCCAGGGCGCAAAGCTAGTCCTAGCCGCACGCAGAGATGAGCGGCTAAAAGAGATAGCTAGCGCCATAAAAGCAAATGGCGGCGAGGCCTGCTACCTAGCCACAGACGTAGCAAATGAGCAAGCAAATAAAGCCCTAGCCAGCTTTGCACTAAGCCAGTATGGGCGCGTTGATGCGGTGTTTTTAAACGCAGGCGTAATGCCAAACTCGCCCCTAGCTGCGCTTGAAGTGAAGAACTGGGATTTGATAGTCGATATTAACATTAAGGGCGTGCTTTACGGCATAGCGGCGTTTTTGCCGATTTTTACGCAGCAAAAGAGCGGACACTTCATAGCCAACTCATCAGTAGCAGGGCTAAAGACCTACCCAGGGGCGGGGGTGTATTGCGCTAGCAAATGGGCGGTAAAAGCGCTAATGGATAGCCTACGAATGGAGAGCGCTGCAAGCGGGGCGAACATAAAAACGACCACCATCTACCCAGCCGCCGTGCATTCAGAGCTAATAAGCCACATCACAGATGAAGCGACCAAAGATGGCTACGCCGCACTTTATAAAGCCCACCAAATCCCAGCCGATAGGGTGGCTAGCGTGGTGGCGTATGCCCTAAGCCTGCCAGATGATACGAGCGTGTGCGATATGGCTGTCACGCCAGTAAATCAGTCATGGTAG
- a CDS encoding putative quinol monooxygenase, producing MWRFVLAFLACFTLAFGDEVPVLNLFKLGVGDAHEFKSVARHNITTSIASKNDAEAMYLGFENSGKSAYIAELYAGKAEYENHLRSPQYQEFLKAAPVILKGEKTKFNLVPQIVLQKPFAQEASTIVNLAIIELKDGYEHAFKSVVVPEMKQAFSLESGVLAMWAASDESEPKRWYFFEIYASEQAYESHRQTEHFKLYISQSKDMVASKKIIKISPFLLQNRGEFKFEKGQK from the coding sequence ATGTGGCGGTTTGTTTTGGCGTTTTTGGCTTGTTTTACTTTGGCTTTTGGCGATGAAGTGCCTGTTTTAAATTTATTCAAGCTTGGTGTGGGTGACGCGCACGAGTTTAAAAGCGTGGCAAGGCACAATATCACGACTTCAATTGCAAGCAAAAATGACGCAGAAGCGATGTATCTAGGCTTTGAAAATAGCGGCAAGAGTGCTTACATAGCCGAGCTTTATGCTGGCAAAGCAGAGTATGAAAATCACCTTCGCTCGCCCCAGTATCAGGAGTTTTTAAAGGCTGCGCCAGTGATTTTAAAAGGCGAAAAGACTAAATTTAATCTTGTGCCACAAATCGTGCTGCAAAAGCCCTTTGCGCAGGAGGCTAGCACGATAGTAAATCTAGCCATCATCGAGCTAAAAGATGGCTACGAGCATGCTTTTAAAAGCGTGGTAGTGCCTGAAATGAAGCAGGCTTTTAGCCTTGAAAGCGGCGTGCTGGCGATGTGGGCGGCAAGCGATGAGAGCGAGCCAAAGCGCTGGTATTTTTTTGAAATTTATGCGAGCGAGCAAGCGTATGAAAGCCACAGGCAGACGGAGCATTTTAAGCTTTACATAAGCCAAAGCAAGGATATGGTAGCGAGTAAGAAGATTATCAAAATCAGCCCATTTTTGCTACAAAATAGGGGCGAGTTTAAATTTGAAAAAGGACAAAAATGA